The Juglans microcarpa x Juglans regia isolate MS1-56 chromosome 2S, Jm3101_v1.0, whole genome shotgun sequence genome has a window encoding:
- the LOC121251995 gene encoding chaperone protein dnaJ 49-like, with protein sequence MDGNKDEALKCLRIGKEALVGGDRARALKFVNKARRLDPSLPVDDLLSTIEKDSNGTADRPGQNSDQPVNGPSEPRPPPSRSSDQPSLRHRVPSAGPSSSSASSSASFTEEQIAMVRQIKKKKDYYDILGLERTCTVEDVRKSYRKLSLKVHPDKNKAPGAEEAFKAVSKAFQCLSNEESKRKYDISGSDEPVYERRAARRGAPQGFNGFYDADFDAEEIFRNFFYGGMAPATTQFRGFSFGAGMEPTGADTGSAGGFNVRVLIQLLPVLLILLLSFFPSSDPIYALSRSYPYEYRFTTQKGVNYYVKSTKFEQDYPSGTAELAALEGSVEREYFSILSQNCRLEMQRRQWGFIRETPHCDMLQRFESVA encoded by the coding sequence CAAAGCCCGCCGTCTCGATCCCTCGCTACCCGTGGACGATCTCTTATCGACGATAGAGAAAGACTCCAATGGAACGGCCGATCGACCGGGCCAAAACTCTGATCAGCCCGTTAATGGCCCATCCGAGCCAAGGCCACCTCCATCGAGGTCGTCCGATCAGCCCTCTCTCCGCCATCGCGTTCCATCGGCAGGGCCGTCTTCGTCTTCAGCATCTTCATCAGCCTCGTTCACGGAAGAGCAAATCGCAATGGTGAGAcagatcaagaagaagaaggactACTACGATATTCTGGGGCTTGAGAGGACTTGTACAGTTGAAGATGTGCGAAAATCCTACAGGAAACTCTCTTTGAAGGTCCACCCAGATAAGAACAAGGCCCCTGGTGCCGAGGAAGCTTTCAAGGCTGTGTCGAAGGCGTTTCAGTGTCTGAGCAATGAGGAAAGTAAGCGAAAGTATGATATTTCCGGGTCGGATGAGCCGGTTTACGAGCGGCGAGCGGCTCGGCGTGGCGCTCCGCAAGGGTTCAATGGGTTTTACGATGCCGATTTTGATGCGGAGGAAATCTTTAGGAACTTCTTCTATGGAGGAATGGCTCCGGCGACAACTCAATTTCGCGGATTTAGCTTTGGAGCGGGAATGGAGCCTACCGGCGCTGATACCGGGTCTGCTGGTGGGTTCAATGTTAGGGTGCTAATTCAATTGCTGCCCGTTTTGCTTATTCTGCTTCTCAGCTTTTTCCCATCGTCGGACCCCATCTACGCCCTATCTCGTTCGTATCCATATGAGTACAGATTTACCACGCAAAAGGGTGTCAATTATTATGTTAAGTCAACAAAGTTTGAGCAGGATTACCCATCGGGTACTGCGGAACTTGCGGCCCTTGAAGGGAGCGTTGAGAGGGAATATTTTAGTATACTGTCGCAGAATTGTCGGCTTGAGATGCAGCGTCGCCAGTGGGGATTTATCCGAGAGACACCTCATTGCGACATGCTGCAGCGGTTTGAGTCCGTGGCTTGA